The following is a genomic window from Zalophus californianus isolate mZalCal1 chromosome 10, mZalCal1.pri.v2, whole genome shotgun sequence.
TTTCTGGGTAGTGCTGGAAGCCCACAGGTGGGTCCAGGTCCCCTTGGCCAGGGGCCAGAGGCACAGGCAACGCACTGGCACCCCGGCCCCTGGGCCCCCCGGCACCAGGCCTATGGACCCACTGGTGCTTGGCCATGGCTGACTTCTGGCCAAAGCACCTGCCACACTGAGGACAGGGGTAGGGGCGTTCACCACTGTGGGTACGCCGATGGGCTGCCATTTCGGAGCTCTGTCGGAAACAGCGCCCACAGTCTGGGCACGGGtagggcttctcgcccgtgtggGTGCGTATGTGGCGCCGAAGGTCTGATGCATGGGCAAAGGCGCGGCCACAGTCCGGGCAGGGGAAGGGAGTCTCGCCACTGTGGACCCGCTGGTGCTGGTAGAGGGCAGAGCTCTGGCTAAAGCAGCGGCCACAGTCAGCACAGCCAtagggcttctcgcccgtgtggaCCCGCAGGTGAGTGGTGAGGGCAGAGCGCTGGGTGAAGGCCCGGCCACAGTCCAGGCAGCGGTGGGGCCGCTCCCCACGGTGGATGGCCCGGTGCTTGCTCAGAGAGGAGGCCTGGCTGAAGCCCTTGCCACAGTCAGGGCAACGGAAGGGCTTCTCCCCCGTGTGGGTGTACAGGTGCTCCACTAGGGTGGAGCGCCAGGCAAAACTCTTCCCGCACATGTAGCAACCATGACGCTGGTCGGCTCTTGGGACAGGGGGATGCGTACAGAGTGGGGGGCGACCCCGGCGAGGTGCCTTGGACGGCTGCTCCAAGCTGTCAGGGAACCCAGCAGAAGGGTGTGTTGGAGCCTTTGGCCCAGGAGCTTCCACAGAAAGGCTCTTCTTCAGGGCCTCAGtcccttctctttgttttttctcttccttgtttctGGAATCTGCTGGGAGGTAAGGGGAGAGCTTAGACCCTGGCTTACCCTGGTTCTTATGGCCAAACCCCAAATGGTGACAGAGAAGCCTTTTAGATACAGCCACCTTCTGGACCCACTGCTGCCTCTGGGACTCAGCTCGGTACAGGCAGGGAAGCTCGGAGTGACACATTTTCCTGAACTGCAGAGGACAGAAAAGACACcaagacaaagaaggaaggaaggaacggaACACCGTACATTCTACCTCAGAGCTGGGGAAATGCGGGCAGAGGGGACATTCTTGCTGGATCCTGGAGGATGACAGGATGTCTCAGGACACTCCAGGCAGCAGGAACATGTTCGTGCAAGAGAGGCAGGACCGTGGCCGGCATTGACAAGCTCACAGGGAGGGGGTGCGGTGCAAGGATCAACTGGAGGAAGTAAACAAACAGTGGAACCCACGAGAAAGGAGACCACAAAAACgtaacaaaaagaaaggaagctaAAACACAAGAGGCGGCCGCGAAGCTAGAGTGTAGGAAAGCGGCAGGAGGGATGATGTGAAGCTCGAGAGAGCTCTGAGACCAACCAGATGTGAGGGGCACAGATTCGCTGGAGAGGCAGGTACGCAAGGCCCCGCACCCCAGCAGAGCCCGGACCACACTCGCAGCCCCTTTCTAGGCTGAAGCCTGCAGCGAGGCACGGGCCGGGATGGTAACCTCAGCGGGGAAAGCAACCCAGGGAAGAAAATGAGGCGCAGGGAAGGTGCTGGCAGAAGGTCAGCTGGGTGGCCCAGGCCCAGAGGCGGTCCCGGGAAACGCAGTACCCAATACTTCACCTGCGTCTGCTTCTGTCAGACACTCTCCCACCTCCGGATCCCGGGCAGCCGGGCCCCACAGGTCCGCCTCTTCCTCCACCCAGGAAATGAGAGCTGGCTTGGCGCCTCGGAACCCTGGGGGAGGAGAACGGAAACCCCACGCTGCCGGGAGGCCGCCCTCCGTCGCCCCGGCTTCCCGGACCTCGGGGCTCCCACTGCCGGGGCCGGCCCGGGAGGCTGAGCGGGGTGGGCGGGGTGGGCGGGGAGGTGGCCCGGGCGAGCCGGCGGGGCCTCACCGAGCGCGCCCAGGTGGCCGTAGGTCTCCCGCATCACGTCCCGGTACAGGGCCCTCTGCGCGGGCCGCAGACAGCCCCACTCCTCGGGGGAGAAGTACACGGCCACGTCCGCGAAGCTCACGCCGCCCGGCCCCCTCCGCTCGCGCCCCGCGCCGTCCGGTTCCCACGCGGGCAGCGGGGCCGGAGGCGGCGCCATGGCAAGGGCCGGGCCGGGGTCCGCGGAGCCGCCCGCGCCGGAGGACGTCCCCGGGCCGGGGCGCGGTCCGGAAGGCCGCGAGCGCAGCAGCCCGCCCCTCGAAGGCCCACCAGGGTGGCCCAGGACCAAGAGCCGCGGGCGGAAGGGACACAGAGCATCAGAAATCAACGCGCCGCGCGGGCGTTTCTCCTACGCAACCGTGCCCAGATGACGCCTTCCCGGGGTCTCCAGGGGGCTTTGTCCTCGAGCCCTCAGCCAAAATGGCCGCGACGGCTACAAGTGCGGGAGGGGGCGGCGAGCCTCCTCCGCCCCGCGAAGTGCACGCGCCCGCCGCGCTGGGAGGCGCAGCCGCAGCCCCGCCCGGGTTTGGAGGCGGGACGGGCGCGGCGGAGGGTGCGGGCTGACCCGGCCCGCTCTGCCCTCGTGAGTTCCACGCTACTTTTCGTCGCCGGGCCGTTCATAAGTGGGTTCCTGGGTTTCGGCCCGTCACTGGGTGACAACGCACTTTCCCCAATGTTGAGAGGAGAAAAATGTAGTGCGTAAAAGAGAACCTTCTCTACTGGGAGCTTCTATTAAGGAGATCGTGGCGGCGGCTGGGGGGGGGTTAGGGTAAGGTCTGTAAAAGTCGGCAGGACCCACTTTTTGCAAccttattttcttactttctccGCACATGCTCTGCAGGAGGCCCGTCGAACATCTGTTTACCTCTAGCTCAAGCCTGGTTCCTAAGCTCCTGATCACAGAGCCACCTGCTCCCTTGCCCCTGCACGAATTCCCACTAGAACTTCACACTAGGCATGGCTCCCACTGAATTCATCATCCTTTTCTGCCCCCAGCCTGCTCTTCCTGGAGTCTTTATAAGCAAGTGGCACCCACTCTCCCTATCATTTCTACCTCTAAcctccttctctcactccacACATTTATTGACGGCTTACTCTGCGTCCCCATATGCCTTCATAAATACCCTACCCTAAAAAGACTTGATAATTTTCCTTTGGCCGGCTAAATCACTGCATTTCACACCTTCCTTCACCAGGTCTGGGGTCTAGTCTGGAGCTTCTCTCTGCTTGCTTCCTTCCAGAGGTCTTCCTGAGGCTTTTGCCTAACACCTTGTATCTGGTGGATGCTTCTCCCCGACGCCAGAGGAGCTGGGCAAGTAGAGGTAATCAaagtagaaagaggaaaaggaaaagatgaaaagccTGGGAAAAGGTAAGGAAGCAGATTTGCCCATGGACTTGACTGAGCCCTAGCTACTCCTAGCCTCCGGTCCCTGaaggacacaagaaaaaaaaatttttttttttttcagtaagagtAATAGCATTTTATCATCTGTCAGCGCCCACCCCTCACGGTGATGCCTCTCACACATAGGCCTGGAAGAGCTCTGGGTAGTGCTGGAAACTCACAGAGGGGTCTGAACACTCCTGAGGAAGAGCCCAGGGCAGAGTTCACACCTGTGTGTCAGCCCTTGAGGTCCACGGCACCAGGCTGGCACTGGGGTCTACTGGTGGGCCTCTGGCTGAAGCACCTTCCACACTGGGGACAGGAATAGGACAGCTTGCCTGTGTGAGTCAGCAGGTAGCACGAGAGGTACCACCTGTGGCAGAAACAGGTGCCACATTACGCACAGGCAAAGGGCCCCTCTCCAGAATGCACTGAGTTAGGTGAAAGGTCATGGCAAAGCGTGCCTGCACTCGGGGCAGGGTGCTGTGTGAGTACCAGGCACTGAGGCTGGGTGTAGAGTTGGGGCTTGGGAAAGGCCTGTCTACCTGGGGTGCTTTGGCCACAGGCTCAGAGACCAAGCTAGTGTCTCTGACCCCAGGGGCTCATGACAACTCCCCAGTAGACTCCTTCTGCTGGCTTCTTCCAAATGTATCATTTTTCTGAGTGGCTGTTTTGAAACAGCAGATTCAAAACTTACTTTTTGCCCTATTCAGTCAAACTCTACTCAATGTTTAGGTGACAGAATCAACTTTCACAACCTCAGATGGGTGCCTAGTCCCTGGAAGCACCCACCTAGACTGTGTTGACCAATTGAGGGGGTCACGGCAAGTCAGGGACATTCCCACTTCAGGACCAACCCAAAGAGACACCCTCAACCAGAGAAACAGGTGTTACAAGGCACAGGCACCTACAGAAAGGGGAACTGCTTCCATCCTAAACTTTAATTCACACGTTGACACTGACCTAGAGTTTGGATGATTTGTACAGTGTGACCTGATCTTGGGACGCGTGGATGCCTCAATTAAGTGAAAAAGAGAAGGTCAAGATTCTAGTCTCCGGTGGGTATCATAAATTCAGGccagcaggggctcctgggtggctcagtcggttaagctcaggtcctgatccgggattgagccccgcatcgggctccatcctcggcaggaagcctgcttctccctcttccactccccctgcttgtgttctctctctcgctgtgtcgtctctgtcaaatcaatcaataaaatcttttaaaaaaataaaaatctgcgagggcgcctgggtggctcagttggttaagcgactgccttcggctcaggtcatggtcctggagtcccgggatcgagtcccgcatcgggctccctgctgcgcgggaagcctgcttctccctctcccactccccctgcttgtgttccgtctctctctgtctctctccctgtcaaataaataaaatctgggcgcctgggtagctcagttggttaagcaactgccttcggctcaggtcatgatcctggagtcccgggatcgagtcccacatcgggctccctgctgagcagggagtctgcttctccctctgaccctcttccctctcgtgctctctctcattctctctctctcaaataaatgaataaaatcttaaaaataaataaaatcttttaaaaaaacattaaaaaaaatcaggccaGCAAAAAGTAGTAAGGTACATGTagatggtgtttttttctttcttttttaaaagattttatttatttgagagagagagagagagcatgagcggaggaggggggaaaggcagatggagagggagaggcagactccccgctgagcaagaagcccgatgcgggactcgatcccagggcgctgggatcatgaccagagccgaaagcagacgcttaaccgactgggccacccgggcatccctagATGGTGTTTCTTGTTCAACAAAACATTTTCCCTTCCAGCTGGAGCTGGAACATTACCCCCACtcctcatctttctttctctcaggcGTCCACCTGGGGATCCTGAGCATCTGCACTCCACAGCTGGGCCATCTTTTCTACCCAGGAGATGAGAGCTGGTTTGGGCTCTGGAATCTTGGAGAAGAACGTTAATCACTCAATAAAcaattcttcattcatttaatgaaaaCATATTGGGCATTGTTTGTGTGGCAGGCATTGTTCTAGATGTTCTAGGTGTTGGGAGACATTGGTGAACCAAGATAAGGTTCCTACTCTAAGTTTACACTAAGCTCTAAGTTTACgctaagggagagagaaagcacctaTGAGCTCTGGGGGCAAAGGCGCAGAGACCTTCAGGCAGTTAAAGAGCTAGACAAAGAGCTGCAGCTGAGACTTCCTACTTGCGGCAGAAGAGCTTCAGGAAGAACTTCTTAGAGACATTTGAAAGGCATTTGAAAAGGGCATTGAAAGATGTTAGATTAGGCTCATTAAGCCAGATGTGTgtccagggctccctgctccgcaggaagcctgcttctgcctctcccacttcccctgcttctgttccctctctctgtcaaataaataaataaaatatttaaaaaaaaaaaaacaaaacccaacccaAAGATTCTTTGTAGCTGGAGCCAATGGGATCATCAGCCTGTAGGGAGAGACTGGGTTTGAATTGGGGGTTAGCAAGCCACGGGCTTTCACACTGTGGTACACAGGTTCTGAACTTTTTGCAGAAGTCCTGGGGAACCACGGAAGAGCCTGGCCCAAGAGGCTCCGCTGTAAATTTCAGTTGGGCCGATCTGGCGGGGGTCACAGGAAACGAAGTCATCtgagggcaggagtgggggcGAGTCTGGCACTCAGACCTGCGCATCCCACCCGCCCCCTTCCCTTTTCAGAGATCCGGGTTGGCTATCGATCTCCTGCGTCAGGTCTACGCATATGGGCCTCGGCGGGCACCTCAGCACCGAGCCGGGAGCAGGGCCAGGGACCCAAacgcccctccccaccagcacccCTGCACCGGGGAGGGGACGCCCAGCATTCCGCCTCCAGGGAGCTAGATTCTTCCGGGCCTAGGCGGCCGGCCAGTACCCTCGGGTGGGGCGGCTCTAGGACAGCTAGAAACGGTCGGTTACGCGAACTCGGTGGTTGCGCGACCAAGAAAATGAAGGCGCCTTCAGAAAAGATGGTGGCATTCCagtgtttttcagttttagagaaGCATTTAACAGCGTCACTACCAGGGTGACGCCAATACCAGGGTCTGGTATTGATGACCTGGTTTATTCCTCTCTCGAGCTGTCCTCTGCTATTCCGCAAGCCGCCTTGGGAAGCGCCTCTTGCCCACAGTTAAGATGGCCGCGGCCGCTTCGGCGTCCGTGCTCAGGTCTGGCGGGGGAAAAGGGAGGAGGCTCGGGTGCGTGAGCGTAGCCGGTTGCTAGGGGTCcgagagagggggaaaggggcCAGGACTCTGGGCCCTCGGCCTGGCgactccctcccagcccccttcaGAACGCCCACTCAGTGACCtggtcttaaaagaaaatttctttttggcAAGCTAGTTcatttctcacctttttttcGTTTACAAGGTACAGAATAATATTCTGTGACgtctcctcccccacctttttcTTCTATTAGGAGTTTCTAGAACATGCCTCCAGATATAGCCTGTCTACCTATCTGCTATTTCCATACATTTGCTAGCTCTTTAACCGAGGACACTAGACCGAATGCCTCTGAATGCCTTAGAGTTCAGCTCTTTGAccgaagaggaaactgaagcctggTGGTTACCAAGGTCAGGCAGCCCATTAGTTGACTGAGCATCTTCAGACCCCTAAATTCAGCCTTTTTCACCATCTGGCGCTGCCTCCTCCAGGCCTGTTCCAGGAAAGCAACTGAAGACTTTGAATGTACTGACCCCTGCTGACCTTGTGAAAATGAACTCCATTCTCTATTTAAGAGATGATTGTATAAAAAGCAGATGAGTTACTGAATCACCTGACTTGTTTGTTTTAACACTCGGTTTGAAGGTGCCCCCAGACTTCCCAAGTCAAAGCTCCTCTAAAAGAACAATGGCCGACTATGCAAGGGATGCAGTTTGTTCTGTGATAGAACTAAGACATTAATCATACTAGTTTACCTTACTTGatcacttactatatgccagactgttctaagtgcttctgCCTGTTAACTTATTGAATTCTCACAATCCCTCAGAGATAAGTACCCTTCtggatcaggaaactgaggcacagagcggtCACCTTGCCCCAGGccacccagctagtaagtggtgaagccaggattcaaacccaggcagtcttaACTCCAGAACCCATGCTGTAATGCTTTGAATAATTGAAGGTACAATCTCAGCAACCACAGAGCGAGGTAGGATTTTAAGACAGGCTACCAAGATGCAGTTGAAATGTGAGATATGGCAGCAACCTGGGAGGTTAGAAGAGCTGCTTCTGGTCACCTATACAACTCCATGCTGTCATgtaaatgtaaagagaaaaaaaacttaaatgatgGGCTATGGTAAGTACTGAAAGTAAGTAAAAGGGTTGTATTTAAGGGTCAtgtcatggcaaaaaaaaaaaaaaatgtcattcagGTGTTTAGAAGGTATGTGAAATTGCCCTGGGGGAAGGGTGACGACAGGCTTCACAAAAGGTACCCTGTTGCATCTCTCACCAGTGGGCTCCTCTTGCCCAGGCCCTCGCTGATTTAGGCTTGGGTGGCCTGGCTGATCTCTGGGCCTCCAGCCTTTTGCCTTTCCCATCCATCGACACCGCAGCCTGGTATAGTGAAAAGAGCAAGAACATCCACTGAGAAATCTGGAGATTTGGGTTCCAGGCCTGCCTCTGCCACTACTTCAACTGTGTGATCTTAAGTAAGggccttcccctctctgggcctcagcctttCTCAGAGCGTATTCTGTGCAACAGTATTTACGTGAAAGCTTGTGGAAAGAACCAAACATTCTTCCCCATGTCCCCTGGAGAATCTCCTCAGGAAAGAAACCTATTCCACCCACAGCTTCCTAAACCCTGCTTAAACCTTTGAGCCAGGCAGCTCCTAAAAGCTCCCTTCCAGGTCTAAAATGCTGTGGtccgtggggcacctgggtggctcagtcgttaagcgtctgccttcggctcaggtcatgatcctagggtcctgagatcgagccccgcatcgggctccctgctctgccagaagcctgtttctccctctcccactccccctgcttgtgttccctctctcgctgtgtctctctctgtcaaataaataaataaaatcttaaaataaaataaaatgctgtggtCCACCCTGTCACCACCTCCCAGGAACTGACCCCTCCATCTTCCTCCTCACTCAGCCAAAAATCTTACCATCGTTCCTGGCTCCTCTGAGGCTCTCAGCCCCACCACATTGCCCGCTGCAGTCCATTCTCAGAGCAACCAGAGTGGGTTTGCGGGTCACATCACCTTGCCACTCTGCTTGAAACCTCCCCATGGTTTATATGAGGTCCCTAGAATAGTCAGACtcatagagagagaaaatggaaccgTGGCTGCCGAGGACTGGAGAAAGGAGGAGTGGGGacttagtgtttaatgggtatggggtttcagctggggaagatggaaaagttctagaGAGGGCTGATGGATGCACACAACGTGattgtacttaatgccactaaactgtatacttaacaaaatatttaaaatggtaaattttgttacatgtattttaccacaaggCAACAACAAACACGACCCAGTGGCTTTCCAATATGTTTAGAATCAAACCCAGACCTGACATCGTGGCAAGCCAGAGTTCTATGAtctgctcccttcccctcctccaagcTCATCTGTGATTCTGTTCCGCTCAGTTCCTCAGTCCAGCCACCAGGGTCCTTTCTGTACCTCACCCAAACTCACCCCGACCTCAGAGCATGGCACCTGCTATTGCCTCTGTCTGGAATCactgccccccccaactcccagccTCTGAAACCCTGCACTCCCCCACTCCCACATCCTGCCACCTCACCCCTGTTTCCCTTTGGCTCCTTCTCATCATTTGGATCTCAGTTCAGATGTCTCCTCCACTCCACACCAAGACCTGGCTTAAGTACCTGTCTGCAACAGGCACTTTGAGGACATCCTGTTTTAGTACCTCTGTGGTACTTATTATTTACAACTATAATAACTTGTCTGACTTGTGCTGGCTTATCACTTGTCCGtcttacttttttgggggggagattttatttatttatttatttatttatttgagagaaagagcacgagcagggggagagggagaagtaagctccccactgagcagggagccctacatggggctcgatcccaggaccctgggatcatgacctgggccaaaggcagatgcttaactgactgagccacccaggtgccccacttgtCTTACTTATGTGCTGGCTTATCCCTTGCTTTACCCTACCCTTCTTGAACGTAAGCTCCAAAACAGTTCCTATGTCTGTTTGCCATGCTCTATCTTGGCACACAGAGTAGTGCCTAGTACATGGCAGATGCTTAGTAGGTATTTAAATGGATAAACACGAAAGAAAGCAGACAGCACTCACTCTGTGCCGTATGCTGACCTGGGCAACTCTGGGCCTGATACACTATGCCAGGttctgctcccccctccctcaTGGTGCCTCTTCTCTTTGCCTCACCTCTCTCCAGTACTGGTCATCTCTTGTCCTCCACACTGTCCCACTCCTGACTGACTGCCCCTCGCCAGACCCTCAGGCTCCCTTGCTCCAGCTCTCCATGCTTGAACCCCCTGGGGCGTACTTGTTCCCAGCTCCTATTGTCAgtcactgagccacacagattcTGTGGCAGAAGCCTGTCCTCAATATCTTTCTCCCCAATCCCAAGGTCAGCAAACAAGGGCAACTGCAAGAAAAAGTGTTGCTTTTTAGCCTGGTCCCAGCTCCTGCTCACCTCTACCTGGGAGCAGATGCCCAACAGATCTCTAGTCTAGTCTCCTGCACAGGTGACATCTTCGGACAGAACTGGTCAAATAGCCCTGCTCCCTGTTCAAGACCTGTCTATGGCTCCTCAGTGCCTACTGGGTAAACCTCAAGCCCTCCTTCAGGCATTGTTGGCCTCCCCAGATTGCTGCATGTGTCTTCTATGACCCTTTACCTAGTTCTTTATGTTTCACTCAGGTGGCACTGCTGACCATTCCCTAGACATGCCTAACCTGGTTGAAATCTTTCCCATCCTTCAAGGCCAGTTTGAAActcctcctccaggaaacctCCCTCAATTCAGAAGATCTGCCCACATCTCCTCTTTGTCCTCTTCACATactcttttatattcttttagaaTAACAGTAACCAGTGTTTATTAAACACTAACGTGCGAAGTCTTCTTTggtattctctcatttaatctgtACATCACTCTTAGGAGGCAGGTGCTATTATTATGCAGGTTTCACAGATtaagaaactaaggcacaagacgaaccatgagagacgatggactctgaaaaacaaactgagggttctagaggggaggggggtggggggatgggttagcctggtgatgggtattaaagagggcacgttctgcgtggagcactgggtgttatgaacaaacaatgaatcatggaacactacatccaaaactaatgatgtcatgtatggtgattaacataacaataaaaatttaaaaaaagaaactaaggca
Proteins encoded in this region:
- the LOC113932107 gene encoding zinc finger protein 764-like, which gives rise to MAPPPAPLLALRPGETGPGYKKPGAVSFADVAVYFSPEEWGCLRPAQRALYRDVMRETYGHLGALGFPGPKPALISWMEQESEAWSPAAQDPEEGESLGGALRGDTPNKKEEAPQEGSGAKGPRKPPGKEPSKELVKQSPNWTIGKISARAQRPTSAACSQSTGAQPSGPAPGVGTQDSQRRHVCADCGRRFTYPSLLVSHRRMHSGERPFPCPECGMRFKRKFAVEAHQWIHRSCSGGRRGRRPGIRAVPRAPVRGDRDPPVLFRHYPDIFEECGWYLSCYLLTHTGKLSYSCPQCGRCFSQRPTSRPQCQPGAEKRPRGALISDALCPFRPRLLVLGHPGGPSRGGLLRSRPSGPRPGPGTSSGAGGSADPGPALAMAPPPAPLPAWEPDGAGRERRGPGGVSFADVAVYFSPEEWGCLRPAQRALYRDVMRETYGHLGALGFRGAKPALISWVEEEADLWGPAARDPEVGECLTEADAADSRNKEEKKQREGTEALKKSLSVEAPGPKAPTHPSAGFPDSLEQPSKAPRRGRPPLCTHPPVPRADQRHGCYMCGKSFAWRSTLVEHLYTHTGEKPFRCPDCGKGFSQASSLSKHRAIHRGERPHRCLDCGRAFTQRSALTTHLRVHTGEKPYGCADCGRCFSQSSALYQHQRVHSGETPFPCPDCGRAFAHASDLRRHIRTHTGEKPYPCPDCGRCFRQSSEMAAHRRTHSGERPYPCPQCGRCFGQKSAMAKHQWVHRPGAGGPRGRGASALPVPLAPGQGDLDPPVGFQHYPEIIQECG